From the Desulfovibrio sp. JY genome, one window contains:
- a CDS encoding outer membrane homotrimeric porin, protein MKRIASVALVAAMVFGTFAAAHAATEVKMTGDARVYGNFFENRNYTGWNKTGTKTSDSFEIWERFRLRSDFIANEAVKFRLGIKVEDVWGHGTFTAANPDTAVQVDLAYLQFMLPGCDGVQVTAGLQDVNLPQSGLFYGSPVWNDKMAALVVTAPIVDKTLSVMAGFGRLIDTNRTYDTTTTQKADELDAYFLALPVTVDGFKATPWGMVAVAGRNADYSWKDTTDVSESGNNFANTLVSAASSSNMTKPGTVGYWKNDQNPYFWVGGAFEVSALDPVKFYADVIYGAGAMNDHKAAQRQGWMVDAGVEYTGLDVVTPQVFGFWSTGEDKSTMNGSERMPYMRSQWGPGNSFLFDSSQELGKGSNMYTDPVGNYGIGASLNNISFIDKLTNRLTFVYVRGNNSPRAIRNAQLYLNNSYFTMGHDLTYNESVMGLNFDTKYMIYENLAAVMETGWAHGQFQESVWGHRLVSQSEANGNNAWKVAFGLTYKF, encoded by the coding sequence ATGAAGAGAATCGCCTCAGTTGCCCTCGTGGCCGCCATGGTCTTCGGCACATTCGCCGCCGCCCATGCCGCCACCGAGGTCAAAATGACCGGTGATGCGCGTGTCTATGGAAACTTCTTTGAAAACCGCAACTATACCGGTTGGAACAAGACCGGCACCAAGACCTCGGATTCCTTCGAGATCTGGGAGCGCTTCCGCCTGCGGTCCGACTTCATCGCCAACGAGGCCGTGAAGTTTCGCCTGGGCATCAAGGTGGAAGACGTCTGGGGCCACGGCACCTTTACCGCCGCCAACCCGGACACCGCCGTCCAGGTCGACCTGGCCTACCTGCAGTTCATGCTGCCCGGTTGTGACGGCGTGCAGGTGACGGCCGGCCTCCAGGACGTGAACCTGCCCCAGAGCGGCCTGTTCTACGGCAGCCCGGTCTGGAACGACAAGATGGCGGCCCTGGTCGTCACCGCCCCCATCGTCGACAAGACCCTGTCGGTCATGGCCGGTTTCGGTCGTCTGATCGACACCAACCGCACCTACGACACCACGACCACCCAGAAGGCTGACGAACTCGACGCCTACTTCCTGGCTCTGCCCGTCACCGTGGACGGCTTCAAGGCCACCCCGTGGGGCATGGTCGCCGTGGCCGGCCGCAACGCCGACTACTCCTGGAAGGACACCACGGACGTCTCGGAATCCGGCAACAACTTCGCCAACACCCTGGTGTCCGCCGCCAGCTCTTCCAACATGACCAAGCCCGGGACCGTGGGCTATTGGAAGAACGACCAGAATCCCTATTTCTGGGTCGGTGGCGCGTTTGAGGTTTCCGCTCTGGATCCGGTCAAGTTCTATGCCGACGTGATCTACGGCGCCGGCGCCATGAACGACCACAAGGCCGCTCAGCGCCAGGGCTGGATGGTCGATGCCGGCGTTGAATACACCGGCCTCGACGTGGTCACCCCGCAGGTGTTCGGCTTCTGGTCCACCGGCGAGGACAAGTCCACCATGAACGGCTCCGAGCGTATGCCTTACATGCGTTCCCAGTGGGGCCCGGGCAACAGCTTCCTGTTCGACAGCAGCCAGGAACTCGGCAAGGGTTCCAACATGTACACCGATCCCGTGGGCAACTACGGCATCGGCGCATCGCTCAACAACATCTCGTTCATCGACAAGTTGACCAACCGTTTGACCTTCGTGTACGTGCGCGGCAACAACTCGCCGCGCGCCATCCGCAACGCGCAGCTCTACCTCAACAACTCGTATTTCACCATGGGTCACGACCTGACCTACAACGAGTCCGTGATGGGGCTGAACTTCGACACGAAGTACATGATCTACGAGAACCTGGCCGCCGTCATGGAGACCGGCTGGGCTCACGGTCAGTTCCAGGAAAGCGTCTGGGGCCATCGCCTGGTCAGCCAGTCCGAAGCCAACGGCAACAACGCCTGGAAGGTCGCTTTCGGCCTGACCTACAAGTTCTAG
- a CDS encoding ABC transporter permease — MTAAWRSAGRLARTLWRIQRMAGLALWAHKARSLFVVAAVALGVAALTVIVASVDGARRKALEIVDFFGPDAVMVIGGDIENRPVGQRVYTLSFTDARTIARSLPGAYAVLPMRSVRAITLKYGNRNHESPIVVGATENYAKTWNWPLAEGRDLSADDIAHAAKVALIGDEPAKELFGDASPIGRTIQVGNLPVQIVGRLAYRGLTGGGHDVTIDDRIVMPITTLTQRFNLNRKYFRGLRVKFHDPEHIDASKDNLRALLRHLHKLGPTENDDFTIISANEILKFLTAFTGGLVAFLGVTAAVAIIVGGFVLANLMFLSVGERKVEIGLRKAVGATKAAITAQFLSEALYLTLAGSFCGIGLGVALGESLSRLGLLELRLSPKIFFLSLLAAFLIALVFGLSPARKAAGLDPIEALRGGGD, encoded by the coding sequence ATGACGGCCGCGTGGCGTAGCGCCGGGCGTCTCGCCCGCACCCTGTGGCGCATCCAGCGCATGGCCGGCCTGGCCCTTTGGGCCCATAAGGCCAGGAGCCTTTTCGTGGTGGCCGCCGTGGCCCTGGGCGTGGCGGCGCTCACCGTCATCGTGGCCTCGGTGGACGGCGCACGGCGAAAAGCCCTCGAAATCGTGGATTTTTTCGGACCGGACGCGGTCATGGTCATCGGCGGGGACATCGAGAACAGACCCGTGGGTCAGCGCGTCTACACCCTGTCCTTTACCGACGCCCGAACCATCGCCCGCTCCCTGCCCGGGGCCTACGCCGTGCTGCCCATGCGCTCGGTGCGGGCCATCACCCTCAAGTACGGCAACAGGAACCACGAATCCCCGATCGTGGTCGGAGCCACGGAAAACTACGCCAAGACCTGGAACTGGCCCCTTGCCGAGGGCCGGGACCTCTCGGCCGACGACATCGCCCACGCGGCCAAGGTGGCGCTCATCGGCGACGAACCGGCCAAGGAGCTTTTCGGCGACGCCTCGCCCATCGGCCGCACCATCCAGGTCGGCAACCTGCCCGTGCAGATCGTCGGCCGGCTGGCCTACCGGGGGCTTACCGGCGGCGGCCACGACGTGACCATCGACGACCGCATCGTCATGCCCATCACCACGCTCACCCAGCGCTTCAACCTCAATCGCAAGTATTTCCGCGGGCTGCGGGTCAAATTCCACGACCCGGAGCATATCGACGCCTCCAAGGACAACCTGCGCGCCCTGCTGCGCCATCTGCACAAACTCGGCCCCACGGAAAACGACGATTTCACCATCATCTCGGCCAACGAAATCCTCAAATTCCTCACCGCTTTCACCGGCGGACTGGTGGCCTTTCTGGGGGTGACGGCGGCGGTTGCCATCATCGTCGGCGGCTTCGTGCTGGCCAATCTGATGTTTCTGAGCGTCGGCGAGCGCAAGGTGGAAATCGGCCTGCGCAAGGCCGTGGGCGCGACCAAGGCGGCGATCACGGCCCAGTTCTTGTCCGAAGCCCTCTACCTGACCCTGGCCGGATCGTTTTGCGGCATCGGGCTCGGGGTGGCGCTTGGCGAATCGCTGTCCCGGCTCGGGCTCCTGGAACTGCGCCTGTCGCCCAAGATTTTTTTCCTGTCGCTGCTGGCGGCGTTTCTGATCGCCCTTGTCTTCGGCCTGAGCCCGGCGCGAAAGGCGGCCGGCCTGGACCCCATCGAGGCCCTGCGCGGCGGCGGGGACTGA
- a CDS encoding amino acid permease, with translation MDNLWRKKSILDLQAEAKANTGFKKSLGPVNLTAIGIGAVIGAGIFVLTGKAAADYAGPGVVLSFMLAAVACGFAGLCYAEFASMIPIAGSAYTYAYATLGELLAWFIGWDLILEYSVCAATVAVGWSGYMVSFLKSLGIHLPPQFMDAPGTQLVYLSGAVFEKLHLPTPEGWYQIAAYAKDLRVAGIDLTTLPHATTLFNLPACLIVLALTAVLIRGIKESATVNAVIVALKILIVLLVIVVGAFYVNPANWVPFVPANTGDFGHFGLSGIVRAAGVVFFAYIGFDAVSTTAQEAKNPQRDMPIGILGSLVICTILYILVALVLTGVASYTKLNVSDPIAVAIDIIGMPWLSILVKLGALAGLTSVILVFLLGQPRVFFSMSKDGLLPPAFAKIHPKYGTPVMTTLVTGLVVALAAGFFSIGILGELVSIGTLFAFAIVCAGVMVLRYRQPDLPRPFKTPLMPLTPILGCLSCLYLAGGLPVETWIRLVVWMAIGMLVYFMYGMKHSKLRDPEAAGAIVIEKA, from the coding sequence ATGGACAACCTGTGGAGAAAAAAAAGTATTCTTGATCTTCAGGCAGAGGCCAAGGCCAATACCGGCTTCAAAAAGTCTCTCGGCCCCGTCAACCTGACCGCCATCGGCATCGGCGCGGTCATCGGAGCCGGCATCTTCGTCCTCACCGGCAAGGCCGCCGCGGATTACGCCGGACCGGGCGTGGTGCTGTCGTTCATGCTCGCCGCCGTGGCCTGCGGGTTCGCGGGCCTGTGCTACGCGGAATTCGCCTCCATGATCCCCATCGCCGGCAGCGCCTACACCTACGCCTACGCGACGCTTGGCGAATTGCTGGCCTGGTTCATCGGCTGGGACCTCATTCTCGAATATTCCGTCTGCGCCGCCACGGTCGCCGTGGGCTGGTCGGGCTACATGGTCAGTTTCCTCAAAAGCCTGGGCATCCATCTGCCGCCCCAGTTCATGGACGCGCCAGGCACGCAGCTCGTCTACCTCTCCGGCGCCGTTTTCGAAAAGCTGCATCTGCCCACGCCCGAGGGCTGGTACCAGATCGCCGCCTACGCCAAGGATCTCCGGGTGGCGGGCATCGACCTGACCACCCTGCCCCACGCGACCACCCTGTTCAACCTGCCGGCCTGCCTGATCGTGCTCGCGCTGACGGCGGTCCTGATCCGGGGCATCAAGGAATCGGCCACGGTCAATGCCGTGATCGTGGCGCTCAAGATCCTCATCGTCCTGCTCGTCATCGTGGTCGGGGCGTTCTACGTCAATCCGGCCAACTGGGTGCCGTTCGTTCCGGCCAATACCGGGGACTTCGGCCACTTCGGGCTTTCGGGCATCGTGCGCGCGGCGGGCGTGGTCTTCTTCGCCTATATCGGCTTCGACGCCGTCTCCACCACCGCCCAGGAAGCCAAGAATCCGCAGCGGGACATGCCCATCGGCATCCTCGGCTCCCTGGTCATCTGCACGATCCTTTACATCCTCGTGGCCCTGGTCCTGACGGGCGTGGCCTCCTACACCAAGCTCAACGTGTCCGATCCCATCGCCGTGGCCATCGACATCATCGGCATGCCCTGGCTGTCCATCCTGGTCAAACTCGGCGCCCTGGCCGGGCTTACGTCCGTGATCCTGGTTTTCCTGCTCGGCCAGCCCAGGGTCTTTTTCAGCATGTCCAAGGACGGCCTGCTGCCGCCCGCCTTTGCCAAAATACACCCCAAGTACGGGACGCCGGTCATGACCACCCTGGTCACGGGACTGGTCGTGGCCCTGGCGGCGGGCTTCTTCTCCATCGGCATCCTTGGCGAACTGGTCTCCATCGGGACCCTGTTCGCCTTCGCCATCGTGTGCGCCGGCGTGATGGTGTTGCGCTACCGGCAACCGGACCTGCCCCGCCCGTTCAAAACGCCGCTCATGCCGCTGACGCCCATTCTGGGCTGCCTCAGTTGCCTGTACCTGGCCGGAGGGCTTCCGGTCGAAACCTGGATCCGGCTCGTGGTCTGGATGGCCATCGGCATGCTCGTCTATTTCATGTATGGAATGAAGCACAGCAAACTGCGCGACCCCGAAGCGGCGGGGGCCATCGTCATCGAAAAAGCCTAG
- the ald gene encoding alanine dehydrogenase yields the protein MIVGILKEIKSEENRVCMTPPGVEVMCQHGHTVLVEKNAGAGSGFEDAAYAAAGAEIVATPKEIYDRAEMVMHVKEPMPAEYDLIREGQIVFTYLHLAADEKQTHALLKSKCVGIAYETMQKADGSLPLLTPMSEVAGRMAVQQGAKYLEMEHGGLGVLLGGVTGVDPATVVVIGGGEVGANAAKMACGLGAKVYILDLDLDRLRYLSDIMPKNCFPLMSSPATLRELVAQADVVIGAVLIPGAKAPKLVTRDMLGTMKKGSVLVDVAIDQGGCFETSKPTTHGNPIYVVDGVIHYCVANMPGAVAKTSTMALTNATLPYALEIASKGWKQAMKDRLEIKNGANVVGGKITFKGVSDAFALPYTPVESLL from the coding sequence ATGATCGTCGGCATCCTCAAAGAAATCAAATCCGAAGAGAATCGCGTCTGCATGACCCCGCCCGGCGTGGAGGTCATGTGCCAGCATGGTCACACCGTCCTGGTCGAGAAAAACGCCGGAGCGGGGAGCGGGTTCGAGGACGCCGCCTATGCCGCCGCCGGGGCCGAGATCGTGGCCACTCCCAAGGAGATTTACGACCGCGCCGAAATGGTCATGCACGTCAAGGAGCCCATGCCCGCCGAGTACGACCTGATCCGCGAGGGACAGATCGTTTTCACTTACCTGCACCTCGCCGCCGACGAGAAGCAGACCCATGCGCTGCTCAAGAGCAAGTGCGTGGGCATCGCCTACGAGACCATGCAGAAGGCCGACGGCTCGCTGCCGCTGCTCACCCCCATGAGTGAGGTCGCCGGCCGCATGGCCGTGCAGCAGGGCGCCAAGTACCTGGAGATGGAGCATGGCGGCCTGGGCGTGCTGCTGGGCGGCGTCACCGGCGTCGATCCGGCCACGGTGGTGGTCATCGGCGGCGGCGAAGTCGGCGCCAACGCGGCCAAGATGGCCTGCGGCCTGGGCGCCAAGGTCTACATCCTGGACCTCGACCTGGACCGCCTGCGCTACTTAAGCGACATCATGCCGAAGAACTGCTTCCCGCTGATGTCCAGCCCCGCCACCCTGCGCGAGCTCGTCGCCCAGGCCGACGTGGTCATCGGCGCGGTGCTCATTCCCGGCGCCAAGGCCCCCAAGCTCGTCACCCGCGACATGCTGGGGACCATGAAGAAGGGCTCCGTGCTCGTCGACGTGGCCATCGACCAGGGCGGCTGCTTCGAGACCTCCAAACCCACCACCCACGGGAACCCCATCTACGTCGTGGACGGCGTGATCCACTACTGCGTGGCCAACATGCCCGGCGCGGTGGCCAAGACCTCCACCATGGCGCTGACCAACGCCACCCTCCCCTACGCCCTGGAGATCGCCTCCAAGGGTTGGAAACAGGCCATGAAAGACCGCCTGGAGATCAAGAACGGGGCCAACGTGGTGGGCGGCAAGATCACCTTCAAGGGCGTTTCCGACGCCTTTGCCCTACCCTACACCCCGGTGGAAAGCCTGCTGTAG
- a CDS encoding sigma 54-interacting transcriptional regulator, translated as MSKLHLNFKDRIGIVADISSVIAGHSLNIVAMEVVQQDGFAHIYLEIAPRDGGCPREDILAMLADFTDLVEITFIDALPHEKQAQLLLTVLDNVDESIVAVDDAGHVTLLNSVARRYFHCTDADAVGRHVRNLHLPDATILRCLNGERYNNIKKSILRGRNRLQYFATGRPITDASGAIMGAVEIARDAQELRNLAKSIYEPDQVGFGDIIGTSAALRQVVAVAEKIAPTDAVITIRGESGTGKDLLAQAIHTGSGCTGQFVAINCAAVPEALLESELFGYVGGAFSGAKKEGRPGLFEVALDGTVFLDEIAEMPLGAQAKILRLIQNQRLRRLGDEREITVNARLITATNRNLEQLVEKRQFREDLYYRINVLPLHIPPLRERPEDILVLAEHFLFQILTNLGKDMMTFDAAARDKLMAHHWPGNVRELKNVVKRAAILCDQDVIGVQYVLLAHELSSGSLSGPRRATPARSNAQPLRAAVDEYERTLVARALKGDKSLRQAARDLGISHTTLLNKLRKHGLAT; from the coding sequence ATGAGCAAACTGCACCTCAACTTCAAGGACCGCATCGGCATCGTGGCCGACATCTCCTCGGTCATCGCCGGGCACAGCCTCAACATCGTGGCCATGGAAGTGGTCCAGCAAGACGGTTTCGCCCACATCTACCTGGAGATCGCCCCCCGCGACGGCGGCTGCCCCCGCGAGGACATCCTGGCCATGCTGGCCGACTTCACCGACCTCGTGGAGATCACCTTCATCGACGCCCTACCCCACGAAAAGCAGGCCCAGCTCCTGCTCACGGTGCTCGACAACGTGGACGAGTCCATCGTGGCCGTGGATGATGCCGGGCACGTCACGCTCCTTAACAGCGTGGCCCGCCGGTATTTCCACTGCACTGACGCGGACGCCGTGGGCCGGCACGTGCGCAACCTCCACCTGCCCGACGCCACCATCCTGCGGTGCTTAAACGGCGAGCGCTACAACAACATCAAGAAAAGCATCCTGCGCGGTCGCAACCGCCTGCAATATTTCGCGACCGGCCGCCCCATCACCGACGCTTCCGGCGCGATCATGGGCGCGGTGGAAATCGCCCGGGACGCCCAGGAACTGCGCAACCTGGCCAAGTCCATCTACGAGCCCGACCAGGTCGGGTTTGGCGACATCATCGGCACGAGCGCCGCCCTGCGCCAGGTCGTGGCCGTGGCGGAAAAAATCGCGCCAACGGACGCGGTCATCACCATCCGGGGCGAATCCGGCACGGGCAAGGACCTGCTGGCCCAGGCCATCCATACCGGCAGCGGCTGCACGGGCCAGTTCGTGGCCATCAACTGCGCGGCCGTGCCCGAGGCGCTGCTCGAAAGCGAACTCTTCGGCTACGTCGGCGGCGCGTTTTCCGGGGCCAAAAAGGAAGGCCGGCCGGGACTCTTCGAGGTGGCCCTGGACGGCACCGTCTTTCTCGACGAGATTGCCGAGATGCCCCTTGGCGCCCAGGCCAAGATCCTGCGCCTGATCCAGAACCAGCGCCTGCGCCGCCTCGGCGACGAGCGGGAAATCACGGTCAACGCGCGGCTCATCACGGCCACCAACCGCAACCTGGAACAGCTCGTGGAAAAACGGCAGTTCCGCGAGGATCTCTATTATAGGATAAACGTGCTGCCCCTGCACATCCCGCCGCTGCGGGAGCGCCCCGAGGACATCCTGGTGCTGGCCGAGCACTTCCTGTTCCAGATCCTGACCAATCTCGGCAAGGACATGATGACCTTCGACGCGGCGGCCCGGGACAAGCTCATGGCCCATCACTGGCCGGGCAATGTGCGGGAACTCAAAAACGTGGTGAAGCGCGCCGCGATCCTGTGCGACCAGGACGTCATCGGCGTGCAGTACGTGCTGCTGGCCCACGAGTTGTCGAGCGGCTCCCTGTCCGGCCCCCGGCGGGCGACGCCGGCCCGGAGTAATGCCCAGCCGCTTCGGGCCGCCGTCGACGAGTACGAGCGCACCCTCGTTGCCCGCGCTCTGAAAGGCGACAAGAGCCTGCGCCAGGCGGCCCGGGACCTCGGCATCTCCCACACCACCCTGCTCAACAAGCTGCGCAAGCATGGGTTGGCAACATAA
- a CDS encoding outer membrane homotrimeric porin, translating to MRKLTSLALAAVMVLGAIAAAHAATEVKMTGDARIYGNFFQNRNYTGWNKTGTKTSDTFEIWERFRLRSDFIANEAVKFRLGIKVEDVWGHGTFTAANPSTAVQVYQAYLQFKWPGCAVEVTAGLQDVSLPQSGMFYNSPVWSDNMAALVIKAPLIENTLSVMAGFGRLIDTNRTYDTTTTQKADELDAYFLALPITVDGFKATPWGMVAVAGRNADYSWKDTTDTVDSGNSFANTLVSAASAQHMANPGTMGYWKNDQNPYFWVGGAFEVSALDPVKFYGDVIYGSGAMNDHKAAKREGWMIDAGVEYTGLDVVTPQVFAFWSTGEDKSTRNGSERMPYMRSKWGPGKSFLFDDGQDFGKGSNMYTDPVGNYGIGASLNNVSFIEKLTHRLTFVYVHGNNSPRAIRESRYFYNSSYFTMGHDLTTNEYLMGLNFDTKYMIYENLAAVMETGWAHGHFQQSVWGHRMVSQSEDNGNNAWKVAFGLTYKF from the coding sequence ATGAGAAAGCTTACGAGCTTGGCCCTGGCGGCCGTCATGGTCCTCGGCGCTATCGCCGCTGCCCATGCCGCCACCGAGGTCAAAATGACCGGTGATGCGCGTATCTACGGGAACTTTTTCCAAAACCGTAACTATACCGGTTGGAACAAGACCGGCACCAAGACCTCGGATACCTTCGAGATCTGGGAGCGCTTCCGTCTGCGCTCCGACTTCATCGCCAACGAGGCCGTGAAGTTTCGTCTGGGCATCAAGGTGGAAGACGTCTGGGGCCATGGCACCTTCACGGCCGCCAACCCGTCCACTGCCGTCCAGGTCTATCAGGCCTATCTGCAGTTCAAGTGGCCCGGTTGTGCCGTTGAAGTCACCGCCGGCCTCCAGGACGTGAGCCTGCCGCAGAGCGGTATGTTCTACAACAGCCCGGTCTGGAGCGACAACATGGCCGCTCTGGTCATCAAGGCTCCTCTGATCGAGAACACCCTGTCGGTCATGGCCGGTTTCGGTCGCCTGATCGACACCAACCGCACCTACGACACCACGACCACCCAGAAGGCTGACGAACTCGACGCCTACTTCCTGGCCCTGCCCATCACCGTGGACGGCTTCAAGGCCACCCCGTGGGGCATGGTCGCCGTGGCCGGCCGCAACGCCGACTACTCCTGGAAGGACACCACGGACACCGTGGATTCGGGCAACAGCTTCGCCAACACCCTGGTGTCCGCCGCCAGTGCCCAGCACATGGCCAACCCCGGCACCATGGGCTATTGGAAGAACGACCAGAACCCCTACTTCTGGGTCGGCGGCGCGTTTGAAGTCTCCGCCCTGGATCCGGTCAAGTTCTACGGCGACGTGATCTACGGTTCCGGCGCCATGAACGACCACAAGGCCGCCAAGCGCGAAGGCTGGATGATCGACGCCGGTGTCGAATACACCGGTCTCGACGTGGTCACCCCGCAGGTGTTCGCCTTCTGGTCCACCGGTGAAGACAAGTCCACCCGCAACGGTTCCGAGCGTATGCCCTACATGCGTTCCAAGTGGGGCCCGGGCAAGAGCTTCCTGTTCGACGACGGCCAGGACTTCGGCAAGGGTTCCAACATGTACACCGACCCCGTGGGCAACTACGGCATCGGCGCATCGCTTAACAACGTGTCCTTCATCGAGAAGCTGACCCACCGCCTGACCTTCGTGTACGTGCACGGCAACAACTCGCCGCGCGCCATCCGCGAGTCCCGCTACTTCTACAACAGCTCGTACTTCACCATGGGTCACGACCTGACCACCAATGAGTACTTGATGGGTCTCAACTTCGACACGAAGTACATGATCTACGAGAACTTGGCCGCTGTCATGGAGACCGGTTGGGCTCACGGCCACTTCCAGCAGAGCGTCTGGGGGCACCGTATGGTCAGCCAGTCCGAGGATAACGGAAACAACGCCTGGAAGGTCGCTTTCGGCCTGACCTACAAGTTCTAA
- a CDS encoding acyl-CoA dehydratase activase — protein sequence MNTYAGLDIGSRSIELVVRGGGETVASRRLATTYDPAARLRELFPDGAPDRLAVTGYGRELARELFPKALTITEIKAHALGAAHLFPQARTLLDIGGQDTKAVALLPGGKVGRFEMNDRCAAGTGKFLELTATVFGVPVEDFGRLALTGNPEAPVIGSMCTVFAETEATTLMARGTPPADIALGLHRAIVARTTAMLARVGLELPLVFVGGVARNPCVARLLAETLDAAPLIPDAPDMTGALGAALWLEARCP from the coding sequence GTGAACACGTACGCGGGCCTGGACATCGGCTCGCGCAGTATCGAACTGGTGGTGCGCGGCGGCGGGGAGACGGTGGCGTCCCGCCGCCTGGCCACCACCTACGACCCGGCCGCCCGGCTGCGGGAACTGTTTCCGGACGGCGCGCCGGACCGGCTTGCCGTCACCGGCTACGGCCGGGAACTGGCCCGGGAGCTTTTCCCCAAGGCCCTGACCATCACCGAGATCAAGGCCCACGCCCTGGGCGCGGCCCACCTGTTCCCGCAGGCCCGCACACTCCTGGACATCGGCGGCCAGGACACCAAGGCCGTGGCGCTGCTGCCCGGGGGCAAGGTCGGCCGGTTCGAGATGAACGACCGCTGCGCCGCCGGCACGGGCAAATTCCTGGAGCTGACGGCCACGGTCTTCGGCGTTCCGGTGGAGGACTTCGGCCGGCTGGCCCTGACCGGCAACCCGGAGGCTCCGGTCATCGGCTCCATGTGCACGGTCTTCGCCGAGACCGAAGCCACCACGCTCATGGCCCGGGGCACGCCCCCGGCCGACATCGCCCTGGGCCTGCACCGGGCCATCGTCGCGCGCACCACGGCCATGCTGGCCCGGGTGGGACTCGAGCTCCCCCTGGTCTTTGTCGGCGGCGTGGCCCGCAATCCCTGCGTGGCCCGGCTCCTCGCCGAAACCCTCGACGCCGCGCCGCTGATCCCCGACGCGCCGGACATGACCGGAGCCCTCGGCGCGGCCCTGTGGCTCGAGGCCCGGTGTCCCTAG
- a CDS encoding 2-hydroxyacyl-CoA dehydratase family protein: MTDAAHMALWESLDLDIPAHDALLAVLGKFYGDIYLSQQGRLKGAEYLDFVLSEVHGLRIKEIQDTKATGKKVVGTFCVFVPEELTLAADAIQVGLCAGAKAGTEKAETLVPRNTCDLIKSFVGFKLARLCPYTESCDLIVGETTCDGKKKAYEAFGEHVPMHVMEVPQCKGPCDRDLFRAELTRYKDALEKLTGNTITAASLAAATKVVNAKRQALQRLARLRSADPAPISGRDALLVNQISFYDDPVRFTAKINELCDEMEARIKAGQGVAPSGTPRLLLAGCPMAVPNWKLPYLIESSGAVIVGEESCIGERNTRDFTDETPTDLDGMLDALTDRYMKIDCACFTPNTERLDHIAALAKELKADGVIHYGLLFCQPYAHEALKVGKAMAAAGLPYLAIETDYGMVDAGQLKTRVEAFVETLS; encoded by the coding sequence ATGACCGATGCGGCCCATATGGCCTTGTGGGAAAGTCTCGACCTCGACATCCCGGCCCACGACGCCTTGCTGGCGGTGCTGGGCAAGTTTTACGGCGACATCTACCTGTCCCAGCAGGGACGACTCAAGGGCGCGGAGTACCTCGATTTCGTGCTGTCCGAAGTGCACGGGCTGCGCATCAAGGAGATCCAGGACACCAAGGCGACCGGGAAAAAAGTGGTGGGGACCTTCTGCGTGTTCGTGCCCGAGGAGCTCACCCTGGCCGCCGACGCCATCCAGGTGGGGCTGTGCGCCGGGGCCAAGGCCGGCACCGAAAAGGCCGAAACCCTGGTGCCCCGCAATACCTGCGACCTCATCAAGTCCTTTGTCGGCTTTAAGCTGGCCAGGCTGTGCCCCTATACCGAGTCCTGCGACCTGATCGTCGGGGAGACCACCTGCGACGGCAAGAAAAAGGCCTACGAGGCTTTTGGCGAACACGTCCCCATGCACGTGATGGAAGTGCCGCAGTGCAAGGGCCCCTGCGACCGCGACCTCTTTCGGGCCGAGCTAACGCGCTACAAGGACGCGCTGGAGAAACTGACCGGCAACACCATCACCGCCGCCTCCCTGGCCGCGGCCACCAAGGTCGTCAACGCCAAGCGCCAGGCCCTCCAACGCCTGGCCAGGCTGCGCAGCGCCGATCCGGCCCCCATCTCCGGGCGCGATGCCCTACTCGTCAACCAGATCAGCTTCTATGACGACCCGGTGCGCTTCACCGCCAAAATTAACGAGCTGTGCGACGAGATGGAAGCCCGCATCAAGGCCGGCCAGGGCGTGGCGCCGTCCGGCACGCCAAGGCTCCTTCTGGCCGGCTGTCCCATGGCCGTGCCCAACTGGAAGCTGCCCTACCTGATCGAAAGCTCGGGCGCGGTGATCGTTGGCGAGGAGTCCTGCATCGGCGAACGCAACACCCGGGATTTCACCGACGAAACGCCGACGGACCTGGACGGCATGCTCGACGCCCTCACCGATCGCTACATGAAAATCGACTGCGCCTGCTTCACGCCCAACACCGAACGCCTGGACCACATCGCGGCCCTGGCCAAGGAACTCAAGGCTGACGGCGTGATCCACTACGGGCTTTTATTCTGCCAGCCCTACGCCCACGAGGCGCTGAAGGTCGGCAAGGCCATGGCCGCAGCCGGACTGCCCTACCTGGCCATCGAGACGGATTACGGCATGGTGGACGCGGGCCAGCTCAAGACCCGGGTCGAGGCCTTTGTGGAGACGCTTTCGTGA